The genomic stretch CGCGGTGCCCAGAGACATGCCCACAAGAATGGCCATCAGGGTCATGGGCAGGCGGATATCCTGGACAATTACCCGTGTTGTGGCATCTGCCGTTGCCGGGGTGAATAGCCCGGTCAGAACCTCGGTAAGCCCCAACATGGCGGGGCCGGTCAGAATGTCAGCAATGATCAGCGCAGTCAGAACGGCTGCCGCCCCAAACAGCCGGGCAAAGCGTCGCAAGATCAGTCCGCGGTAAACAGTGGAGATCGCAGTGTCAGGGGCGGCATGCGCCGCCCCCTTTTGCGGTGCGGTGGATGCAGGTATCACCCGTCGCCACCTGGCAGTTGGGTCATGTAGGTGCCTTTAAACTCAACCGGCATATAGGTGGAAAAGAACCGGTCAAGCGAGGCCTGCGGGTCCAGATCCGCGAACTGTTCCGGGTACATTGCCTTGGCGAGGAACTGCAGGAAGGCATAGTCATAAAGCGTGCGGTTGCCGCCATGATAGATGCCAAAGACCTTGCCGTTCTTTACTGCGTCCAGACCATTCCAGCCGGGACGATCCATATAGGCTTGCATCCGCTCATGGGTCAGCTTGGGGTCCACGCCTGGCCCCATGATAACGGCCTGATCACGTCCGGCCCAGCCAGACCCGGCGAGCAGAATTGTCTGTGGATTTTGCGCCAGCACATATTCAGGGCTCAGCTTGCCCCAGTTGCTGATCTGGCCATTGGCAATATTGGTGGCGCCCAGCTGGTCGATGACGGATCCCCATTGTGTCCCTGAGTAGGAGTTGTCGACCGTGTCTTTGCCTTTTCGGGCCAGCTCCACGTAAACTTTGGGGTGGAGGTCGTCCGGTAGTTGCGCAAGGCGGGTTTGAATCTCGCCAACGGCAGCGGCGTATTCATTCGCCAGCGCCTCGGCGCGGTCCTCGGTGCCCATGATCTGGCCCAGGATTTTGGTGGACTGGACGTGTTTTTCCACGGTCTGGGCGTTGTAGTCGACGACAACGATCGGAATACCTGCGGCCTCCATGCGGTCGGCGACATCTCCGAGGCTGCGATACTGCCAGGCGGCAAGCACGGCCAGGTCAGGCTGAGCTGCAATTGCCGCCTCCAGCGAGAAGGAGCCGGATTCGACTTCTCCAATATCCGTAAGCTCTTCCAGACGTGGGATGGCTGCGGCGTAGGTCTGCCATTGCAGATTGCGCCAACCTTCCCAGGTGTCTTTGGAAATCGCAACAACCCGGTCATAGGAATCGGCGCCTGCGATGGCCATGAAGTCCTCGAAGTAGAACCCCAGCAGGATCCGCTGCGGATCCTCTGGCACCTCGACGCTGCGGCCCATGGTATCGGTTACGGTGATTGTGTCAGCCCAGGCTGGTATGGCGAAAGAGGCTGCAAAAGCAGCTGCGGCAACGCCGCTTGCAAGTGTTTTGAACATCGGTTTTCCTTTGGTTCACAGGAATTTCCCAAACAGCGCCAAACGGGGCTATTTCGGGGTTTCATTCAGGTCTTGTGAAAGCTCAAAGGAGAGGAGGCGCCCGGCTGTGGTAATCCGCAATCAGCCGCAATGGTTTGTGCAAAGGCGGCGCCAGGGCCAGGTTCTGCTGATAGCTCAGGTTCAGAACAACCCAGTTCAGGTCGTCGCGTGCAGAGGTGTCGATGAATTGCCCAAAGGACTGGCACCAATCACAGCCCCCGCCTTTGGCGGTGGGCTCACTTGGTTCACCAGTATTTGGATCAATGGTGATCAGCTGGACGCCTGAGGGCGAACAGATTTCAATCTGCATCGCATTTGCCGAAGACCCAAGCACGAGGCCCGACATGGTGAACTGAATGAACAGCCATGTGAGCGCCGGGAAAAGCAATCCAAATTTATGAAGGAAACGGTGCTTCAAAAGGGGGCCATTTCATACAGGTCGTAAGGTCATGATCACATTTGAGGTGATCGCAGACTTGTTTCCAAGGTGCAAGCTT from Phaeobacter sp. G2 encodes the following:
- a CDS encoding ABC transporter substrate-binding protein encodes the protein MFKTLASGVAAAAFAASFAIPAWADTITVTDTMGRSVEVPEDPQRILLGFYFEDFMAIAGADSYDRVVAISKDTWEGWRNLQWQTYAAAIPRLEELTDIGEVESGSFSLEAAIAAQPDLAVLAAWQYRSLGDVADRMEAAGIPIVVVDYNAQTVEKHVQSTKILGQIMGTEDRAEALANEYAAAVGEIQTRLAQLPDDLHPKVYVELARKGKDTVDNSYSGTQWGSVIDQLGATNIANGQISNWGKLSPEYVLAQNPQTILLAGSGWAGRDQAVIMGPGVDPKLTHERMQAYMDRPGWNGLDAVKNGKVFGIYHGGNRTLYDYAFLQFLAKAMYPEQFADLDPQASLDRFFSTYMPVEFKGTYMTQLPGGDG